Proteins encoded by one window of Elaeis guineensis isolate ETL-2024a chromosome 12, EG11, whole genome shotgun sequence:
- the LOC105033381 gene encoding ABC transporter B family member 2 isoform X1, with product MDQEGSKNGHEGEERRTQKISFFKLFAFSDAWDYVLMALGSVGACVHGASLPVFFLFFGKLVNVAAVASLYPASVSHKVAEYALDFLYLGFATLVSAWIEVSCWMHTGERQVSKIRLAYLRAMLNQDIGVFDTEASTAEVIASITNDIIVIQDAISEKVGNTMHFMARFIVGFAMGFSNVWQVSLVTLSVVPLIAITAGTYVYFETSLIARVRKSYVKAGEIAEEVIGNVRTVQAFVGEEKAVKSYKTALFKTYKYGKKAGLTRGLGIGTTYFALFSSWALVLWYNSVVIHKGISNGGEAFSTMVVVVISGLAIGQAAPSISTFMRARTVAYPMFEMIKRQAVVKASSNTGKTLPSVDGRIQFCNVSFSYPSRPFALVLDEFDLDIPPGKITALVGESGSGKSTVISLVERFYETLSGTILLDGCNIKDLELKWLRQQMGLVSQEPVLFGTSILENILYGKFDATNDEITNALKLSGALAFIDNLPDRYETQVGERGIQLSGGQKQRIAISRAILKNPAILLLDEATSALDAESEKSLQEALDRIMVGRTTVLVAHRLSTVKNADIIAVVKGGKIVETGTHEELITDHQGAYFSLANLQVQQPFHLENANANAERTLSMRSSTELSRRWSSLGRSFRSEMDSISHYDSDVDDLPKVRPVSLRRLYSMARPDWIFGLFGTISAFVVGVQIPLFGLGVTQALVAYYMDWETTKREIRKLVILFCCAAVLSIFSHSAEHLSFGVLGQRLTLRVRERMFAVMLRNEIGWFDDMRNTCSMLSSRLETDATLLQTIVVDRSLILIQSIGMIVSSVAIAFVLNWRITLVVLATYPLMITAQISEALFLRGFGLNLSKVYLKANTLAAEAASNIRTVAAFCLEDKIVELYGRELKEPSKSSFRRGQIAGIFCGLFQCCLYCSYGLALWYGSVLMGRGLATFESVIKSFIVLIMAAAVVGEVVGLAPDIMKGNQMASSVFEVIDRKTEVDGDIGEDVGTVTGTIELQRVEFHYPSRPDILVFRDFDLRIKAGKSMALVGTSGSGKSTVLSLILRFYDPIAGKVMIDGKDIKKLRLKSIRKHIGLVQQEPALFATTIYENIAYGKDGATEVEVVEAAKLANAHSFISALPDGYSTEVGDRGVQLSGGQKQRVAIARAIIRNPAILLLDEATSALDLEAERMVQQALVTVMKDRTTIVVAHRLSTIQNADIISVLQEGKIIEQGNHSSLLEKENGAYCNLISLQQQ from the exons AGGTGTCATGTTGGATGCACACTGGTGAGAGGCAAGTATCAAAGATTAGATTGGCATATCTTCGAGCTATGTTGAATCAAGACATAGGGGTATTTGACACTGAAGCTTCTACTGCAGAAGTGATTGCCTCCATTACCAATGATATTATTGTGATACAAGATGCTATATCTGAAAAG GTTGGAAACACCATGCACTTTATGGCCCGTTTCATTGTGGGATTTGCAATGGGATTTTCCAATGTTTGGCAAGTCAGCCTTGTGACCCTGTCCGTAGTCCCCTTGATCGCCATTACCGCAGGGACATACGTATACTTTGAAACTAGTCTCATTGCTAGAGTTCGGAAATCTTATGTTAAGGCTGGAGAAATAGCTGAGGAG GTGATTGGGAATGTTCGCACTGTCCAAGCATTCGTGGGAGAAGAAAAGGCTGTGAAATCATACAAGACTGCACTTTTTAAAACATACAAATATGGGAAGAAGGCAGGGCTAACTAGGGGCCTAGGAATTGGAACCACGTACTTTGCTCTTTTCTCTTCATGGGCACTGGTTTTATGGTACAACAGTGTTGTGATCCATAAGGGCATATCAAATGGAGGAGAGGCATTTTCCACCATGGTCGTTGTCGTCATTTCTGGCCT GGCCATTGGACAGGCAGCACCAAGCATTTCCACATTCATGAGAGCAAGAACTGTTGCATATCCCATGTTTGAGATGATAAAGAGGCAAGCAGTTGTCAAAGCTAGTTCCAATACCGGAAAGACACTGCCGAGTGTGGATGGGCGCATCCAGTTCTGCAATGTAAGCTTCAGCTATCCATCAAGACCATTTGCACTTGTTCTGGATGAGTTCGATTTGGACATACCACCAGGAAAGATCACTGCCCTTGTGGGCGAGAGTGGTTCAGGAAAGAGCACTGTGATCTCGCTCGTCGAGCGATTCTACGAGACCCTTTCTGGAACTATATTACTTGATGGATGCAACATCAAGGATCTGGAGCTCAAGTGGCTGAGGCAGCAGATGGGGTTGGTCAGTCAAGAACCTGTGCTTTTCGGCACAAGCATTCTAGAGAACATCCTCTATGGGAAATTTGATGCAACTAATGATGAGATCACCAATGCTCTTAAGCTGTCAGGGGCACTAGCCTTCATTGACAACCTTCCTGATCGATATGAGACGCAG GTAGGGGAGAGAGGGATCCAGCTCTCAGGTGGACAGAAGCAGCGAATTGCGATATCTCGAGCAATACTGAAAAACCCTGCAATTCTTCTCCTTGATGAGGCCACGAGTGCACTGGATGCTGAGTCTGAGAAGAGCCTTCAAGAGGCTCTTGACCGGATCATGGTGGGTCGCACGACGGTCTTGGTCGCCCATCGACTGTCTACGGTCAAGAATGCAGACATCATCGCTGTCGTTAAAGGCGGAAAAATCGTGGAGACTGGGACTCATGAGGAGCTCATTACAGACCATCAGGGTGCCTATTTCTCTCTTGCTAACCTCCAAGTGCAGCAACCATTCCACTTGGAGAATGCCAATGCCAATGCCGAACGAACTCTAAG CATGAGATCTTCAACGGAACTATCAAGGAGATGGTCGAGCCTTGGACGTAGCTTTCGCTCTGAGATGGACTCCATCAGCCATTATGATTCAGATGTGGATGACTTGCCAAAGGTGAGGCCGGTTTCTCTGAGAAGATTATATTCCATGGCTAGGCCTGATTGGATATTTGGGCTGTTTGGAACCATTAGTGCCTTTGTTGTTGGTGTCCAAATACCACTCTTTGGTCTTGGAGTTACACAAGCTCTAGTTGCCTATTACATGGATTGGGAGACCACAAAAAGGGAAATTAGGAAGCTTGTAATCCTTTTCTGTTGTGCTGCTGTTCTCTCCATATTCTCTCATTCCGCCGAGCACCTCAGCTTTGGAGTTCTTGGGCAAAGACTTACACTTCGTGTTCGTGAAAGAATGTTTGCAG TGATGTTGCGTAATGAGATTGGATGGTTTGATGACATGAGAAATACCTGCTCGATGCTGTCATCTCGATTGGAGACCGATGCTACTTTGCTACAAACAATCGTTGTTGATCGCTCATTGATCCTCATACAGAGCATAGGAATGATTGTGTCATCGGTAGCCATTGCCTTTGTTTTGAATTGGCGGATAACTCTCGTAGTATTGGCCACATACCCATTGATGATCACTGCCCAAATCAGTGAG GCACTATTCCTGCGAGGTTTTGGGTTGAACTTGAGCAAGGTCTACTTGAAGGCCAACACACTTGCTGCTGAGGCTGCAAGCAATATCCGCACAGTAGCTGCCTTCTGCTTAGAAGATAAGATTGTTGAGCTCTATGGTCGTGAGCTCAAGGAACCCTCCAAGAGCTCTTTCCGACGTGGCCAGATTGCAGGCATCTTCTGTGGCCTTTTCCAATGCTGCCTTTACTGTTCCTATGGCCTTGCCTTGTG GTATGGATCGGTCCTAATGGGCAGGGGGCTTGCGACTTTTGAATCTGTCATCAAAAGCTTTATAGTCTTGATAATGGCAGCAGCAGTCGTAGGAGAGGTGGTCGGCCTAGCCCCCGACATCATGAAGGGAAATCAGATGGCATCATCAGTATTTGAAGTTATTGATAGGAAGACTGAGGTGGATGGTGACATTGGTGAGGATGTAGGGACGGTCACTGGGACAATTGAGTTGCAAAGGGTCGAGTTTCACTACCCTTCAAGGCCTGATATCCTGGTTTTCAGAGATTTTGATCTGAGAATAAAGGCTGGCAAGAGCATGGCATTGGTTGGGACAAGCGGGTCTGGCAAGAGCACGGTGCTCTCTCTTATATTACGATTCTATGACCCAATTGCTGGGAAAGTGATGATTGATG GTAAGGATATCAAGAAGCTTCGGTTGAAGTCGATCCGAAAACACATTGGCCTAGTTCAGCAAGAGCCAGCTCTTTTTGCCACAACAATCTATGAAAACATAGCATATGGCAAGGATGGTGCCACTGAGGTGGAGGTGGTTGAGGCTGCTAAGCTTGCTAATGCCCACTCCTTCATCAGTGCCTTGCCAGATGGCTACTCGACTGAGGTTGGGGATCGAGGGGTTCAGCTTTCAGGCGGGCAGAAGCAGCGGGTAGCCATTGCACGAGCCATCATCAGAAATCCTGCCATCTTGCTCCTTGATGAGGCTACAAGTGCACTTGACCTTGAAGCAGAGCGCATGGTCCAACAAGCACTGGTCACAGTCATGAAGGACCGCACCACCATTGTGGTGGCACATAGGCTGTCTACTATTCAGAATGCTGATATCATTTCAGTCTTGCAAGAGGGAAAAATCATAGAACAAGGAAATCATTCAAGCTTGCTGGAGAAAGAGAATGGAGCCTACTGTAATTTAATTAGCTTGCAGCAACAATAG
- the LOC105033381 gene encoding ABC transporter B family member 2 isoform X2, with protein MHTGERQVSKIRLAYLRAMLNQDIGVFDTEASTAEVIASITNDIIVIQDAISEKVGNTMHFMARFIVGFAMGFSNVWQVSLVTLSVVPLIAITAGTYVYFETSLIARVRKSYVKAGEIAEEVIGNVRTVQAFVGEEKAVKSYKTALFKTYKYGKKAGLTRGLGIGTTYFALFSSWALVLWYNSVVIHKGISNGGEAFSTMVVVVISGLAIGQAAPSISTFMRARTVAYPMFEMIKRQAVVKASSNTGKTLPSVDGRIQFCNVSFSYPSRPFALVLDEFDLDIPPGKITALVGESGSGKSTVISLVERFYETLSGTILLDGCNIKDLELKWLRQQMGLVSQEPVLFGTSILENILYGKFDATNDEITNALKLSGALAFIDNLPDRYETQVGERGIQLSGGQKQRIAISRAILKNPAILLLDEATSALDAESEKSLQEALDRIMVGRTTVLVAHRLSTVKNADIIAVVKGGKIVETGTHEELITDHQGAYFSLANLQVQQPFHLENANANAERTLSMRSSTELSRRWSSLGRSFRSEMDSISHYDSDVDDLPKVRPVSLRRLYSMARPDWIFGLFGTISAFVVGVQIPLFGLGVTQALVAYYMDWETTKREIRKLVILFCCAAVLSIFSHSAEHLSFGVLGQRLTLRVRERMFAVMLRNEIGWFDDMRNTCSMLSSRLETDATLLQTIVVDRSLILIQSIGMIVSSVAIAFVLNWRITLVVLATYPLMITAQISEALFLRGFGLNLSKVYLKANTLAAEAASNIRTVAAFCLEDKIVELYGRELKEPSKSSFRRGQIAGIFCGLFQCCLYCSYGLALWYGSVLMGRGLATFESVIKSFIVLIMAAAVVGEVVGLAPDIMKGNQMASSVFEVIDRKTEVDGDIGEDVGTVTGTIELQRVEFHYPSRPDILVFRDFDLRIKAGKSMALVGTSGSGKSTVLSLILRFYDPIAGKVMIDGKDIKKLRLKSIRKHIGLVQQEPALFATTIYENIAYGKDGATEVEVVEAAKLANAHSFISALPDGYSTEVGDRGVQLSGGQKQRVAIARAIIRNPAILLLDEATSALDLEAERMVQQALVTVMKDRTTIVVAHRLSTIQNADIISVLQEGKIIEQGNHSSLLEKENGAYCNLISLQQQ; from the exons ATGCACACTGGTGAGAGGCAAGTATCAAAGATTAGATTGGCATATCTTCGAGCTATGTTGAATCAAGACATAGGGGTATTTGACACTGAAGCTTCTACTGCAGAAGTGATTGCCTCCATTACCAATGATATTATTGTGATACAAGATGCTATATCTGAAAAG GTTGGAAACACCATGCACTTTATGGCCCGTTTCATTGTGGGATTTGCAATGGGATTTTCCAATGTTTGGCAAGTCAGCCTTGTGACCCTGTCCGTAGTCCCCTTGATCGCCATTACCGCAGGGACATACGTATACTTTGAAACTAGTCTCATTGCTAGAGTTCGGAAATCTTATGTTAAGGCTGGAGAAATAGCTGAGGAG GTGATTGGGAATGTTCGCACTGTCCAAGCATTCGTGGGAGAAGAAAAGGCTGTGAAATCATACAAGACTGCACTTTTTAAAACATACAAATATGGGAAGAAGGCAGGGCTAACTAGGGGCCTAGGAATTGGAACCACGTACTTTGCTCTTTTCTCTTCATGGGCACTGGTTTTATGGTACAACAGTGTTGTGATCCATAAGGGCATATCAAATGGAGGAGAGGCATTTTCCACCATGGTCGTTGTCGTCATTTCTGGCCT GGCCATTGGACAGGCAGCACCAAGCATTTCCACATTCATGAGAGCAAGAACTGTTGCATATCCCATGTTTGAGATGATAAAGAGGCAAGCAGTTGTCAAAGCTAGTTCCAATACCGGAAAGACACTGCCGAGTGTGGATGGGCGCATCCAGTTCTGCAATGTAAGCTTCAGCTATCCATCAAGACCATTTGCACTTGTTCTGGATGAGTTCGATTTGGACATACCACCAGGAAAGATCACTGCCCTTGTGGGCGAGAGTGGTTCAGGAAAGAGCACTGTGATCTCGCTCGTCGAGCGATTCTACGAGACCCTTTCTGGAACTATATTACTTGATGGATGCAACATCAAGGATCTGGAGCTCAAGTGGCTGAGGCAGCAGATGGGGTTGGTCAGTCAAGAACCTGTGCTTTTCGGCACAAGCATTCTAGAGAACATCCTCTATGGGAAATTTGATGCAACTAATGATGAGATCACCAATGCTCTTAAGCTGTCAGGGGCACTAGCCTTCATTGACAACCTTCCTGATCGATATGAGACGCAG GTAGGGGAGAGAGGGATCCAGCTCTCAGGTGGACAGAAGCAGCGAATTGCGATATCTCGAGCAATACTGAAAAACCCTGCAATTCTTCTCCTTGATGAGGCCACGAGTGCACTGGATGCTGAGTCTGAGAAGAGCCTTCAAGAGGCTCTTGACCGGATCATGGTGGGTCGCACGACGGTCTTGGTCGCCCATCGACTGTCTACGGTCAAGAATGCAGACATCATCGCTGTCGTTAAAGGCGGAAAAATCGTGGAGACTGGGACTCATGAGGAGCTCATTACAGACCATCAGGGTGCCTATTTCTCTCTTGCTAACCTCCAAGTGCAGCAACCATTCCACTTGGAGAATGCCAATGCCAATGCCGAACGAACTCTAAG CATGAGATCTTCAACGGAACTATCAAGGAGATGGTCGAGCCTTGGACGTAGCTTTCGCTCTGAGATGGACTCCATCAGCCATTATGATTCAGATGTGGATGACTTGCCAAAGGTGAGGCCGGTTTCTCTGAGAAGATTATATTCCATGGCTAGGCCTGATTGGATATTTGGGCTGTTTGGAACCATTAGTGCCTTTGTTGTTGGTGTCCAAATACCACTCTTTGGTCTTGGAGTTACACAAGCTCTAGTTGCCTATTACATGGATTGGGAGACCACAAAAAGGGAAATTAGGAAGCTTGTAATCCTTTTCTGTTGTGCTGCTGTTCTCTCCATATTCTCTCATTCCGCCGAGCACCTCAGCTTTGGAGTTCTTGGGCAAAGACTTACACTTCGTGTTCGTGAAAGAATGTTTGCAG TGATGTTGCGTAATGAGATTGGATGGTTTGATGACATGAGAAATACCTGCTCGATGCTGTCATCTCGATTGGAGACCGATGCTACTTTGCTACAAACAATCGTTGTTGATCGCTCATTGATCCTCATACAGAGCATAGGAATGATTGTGTCATCGGTAGCCATTGCCTTTGTTTTGAATTGGCGGATAACTCTCGTAGTATTGGCCACATACCCATTGATGATCACTGCCCAAATCAGTGAG GCACTATTCCTGCGAGGTTTTGGGTTGAACTTGAGCAAGGTCTACTTGAAGGCCAACACACTTGCTGCTGAGGCTGCAAGCAATATCCGCACAGTAGCTGCCTTCTGCTTAGAAGATAAGATTGTTGAGCTCTATGGTCGTGAGCTCAAGGAACCCTCCAAGAGCTCTTTCCGACGTGGCCAGATTGCAGGCATCTTCTGTGGCCTTTTCCAATGCTGCCTTTACTGTTCCTATGGCCTTGCCTTGTG GTATGGATCGGTCCTAATGGGCAGGGGGCTTGCGACTTTTGAATCTGTCATCAAAAGCTTTATAGTCTTGATAATGGCAGCAGCAGTCGTAGGAGAGGTGGTCGGCCTAGCCCCCGACATCATGAAGGGAAATCAGATGGCATCATCAGTATTTGAAGTTATTGATAGGAAGACTGAGGTGGATGGTGACATTGGTGAGGATGTAGGGACGGTCACTGGGACAATTGAGTTGCAAAGGGTCGAGTTTCACTACCCTTCAAGGCCTGATATCCTGGTTTTCAGAGATTTTGATCTGAGAATAAAGGCTGGCAAGAGCATGGCATTGGTTGGGACAAGCGGGTCTGGCAAGAGCACGGTGCTCTCTCTTATATTACGATTCTATGACCCAATTGCTGGGAAAGTGATGATTGATG GTAAGGATATCAAGAAGCTTCGGTTGAAGTCGATCCGAAAACACATTGGCCTAGTTCAGCAAGAGCCAGCTCTTTTTGCCACAACAATCTATGAAAACATAGCATATGGCAAGGATGGTGCCACTGAGGTGGAGGTGGTTGAGGCTGCTAAGCTTGCTAATGCCCACTCCTTCATCAGTGCCTTGCCAGATGGCTACTCGACTGAGGTTGGGGATCGAGGGGTTCAGCTTTCAGGCGGGCAGAAGCAGCGGGTAGCCATTGCACGAGCCATCATCAGAAATCCTGCCATCTTGCTCCTTGATGAGGCTACAAGTGCACTTGACCTTGAAGCAGAGCGCATGGTCCAACAAGCACTGGTCACAGTCATGAAGGACCGCACCACCATTGTGGTGGCACATAGGCTGTCTACTATTCAGAATGCTGATATCATTTCAGTCTTGCAAGAGGGAAAAATCATAGAACAAGGAAATCATTCAAGCTTGCTGGAGAAAGAGAATGGAGCCTACTGTAATTTAATTAGCTTGCAGCAACAATAG